A window of Bradyrhizobium sp. AZCC 1719 genomic DNA:
CTACGTCGCCCGCGTCAATTATTCGCCGAACCGGACCTATACGTTCAGCGTGCGCTCGCGCATGGATGAAGCAACGGCGAACGTCAATCGCTTCGAAGCCGAAGGACGCGCCTCGTTCGACCGCTGGTCGGTCAGCATGATGTATGGCAACTATGCCGCCCAGCCGGAACTCGGGTACCTGACCCGGCGCGAAGGCTTGCTCGGCAGCGCATCCATCAAGGTGGCGTCGAACTGGGTCGTTTCGGGAGCCGCTCGCTGGGATCTTGAAGCCAACAAGCTGAACCAGTACATCATCGGCGCCGGCTATGTGGACGATTGCTTCGTGCTGGCCGCCAACTACGTCACGTCCTATACCTACTCCGCCGGGACGACGCCGCCGGTGCTCAATCACGCTTTCATGGTGCAGATCGGCCTACGGACCATTGCGAATACGTCCTCGTCGTCTGGCAGCAGCGGCATTCAGTAGCGTGAGGCCCGACCTTGCCGGAGAATACTCAGCACCGCGCGGTACGAATTGGTTGATACGACTGATATGACCATGCCGACCATTACGCTCCTTCCTCGCCGATTTTGGTCCCTGATCGCCGGCGGCGCCGTTGCGCTTGCCGTTCTGGCCGGCGGCGCTTCACCGCTGCAAGCGCAGTCCGTGGCAGTGATGGTGAACGGTGAGCCCATCACCACTCTCGATATAGAGCAGCGCACCAAGCTCAACTTCCTGACCACGCGGAAGCAGATGCCGCGCAAGGAGGTGATCGAGGAACTGATCGACGAAAAGGTGAAGATCAAGGAGGGCAAGCGGTTCGGCGTCGATCCCAGCGCAAGCGATATGGATCAGGCCTATGCGGGAATGAGCCAGCGGATGCGTATCTCGCCCGAACAGTTGACCAAGTCCCTGGAGAGCCAGGGGGTCCGGCCGGAAACGCTGAAGGCCCGCCTCAAGGCCGAGATGGTCTGGGGCAGCCTGGTGCGCGGCCGTTTCAAGGAGAGCCTCCAGGTCGGCGAGAAGGACGTTGCCGACGCCGCCCAGCAAAGCGGCGAAGCGACCCAGGCCGACGCGTTCGAATACAGGCTGCAGCCAATCGTGCTGATCGTGCCGCGCGGCTCGGCGCAAAGCGCGATCGACTTGCGGCGCAAGGAGGCAGAGTCCTTGCGCGAGCGCGTGCAGAGTTGCGAGCAGGCCAACTCCTACTTCAAGTCGATGCAGAATGCCGCGATCCGCGGCATCGTCACCAAGACTTCGGCCGACATACCCGGCCCGCTTCGCGAGCTCCTGGACAAGACGCCGGTCGGTCGCCTGACCCCGCCCGAAATCACCAAACAGGGCGTCGAGATGGTGGCGTTGTGCGACCGCAAGCCGACCAAGATCGATACGCCGAAGAAGCGGGAGATCCGGGAAAAGATGTACGCGCAGAAGTACGAGGCAAAGTCGAAGGCTTACCTGGCCGACATCCGCAAAGCTGCGATGATCGAATATCGTTGATGCATGGCAAAGCCCCTCGCGCTGACATCGGGCGAACCTGCGGGCATCGGCCCCGACATCGCCCTTGAAGCGTGGCGGCGGCGCGGTGAGCTGGACCTCCCGCCGTTCTACCTGCTCGGCGATCGCGCGTTCTTCGCCGAGCGGGCGAAAATCCTGGGATTGTCGATAGACCTCGCGGACGCCGTGCCTGAGGAAGCGAGCGCGGCATTTGCGACGGCCCTGCCCGTGGTCGCAACCGGCGACATCGCGACCGCGCCCCCCGGACTGCCAGACCAGACCAGTGCGAGCGCGGCGCTTGCCTCGATTCGTCATGCGGTCGACCACGTCAGGGCCGGACGCGCCGGCGCCGTCGTCACCAACCCGATCGCCAAGAGCGTGCTCTACCGCGCCGGATTCCGCCATCCCGGCCATACCGAGTATCTCGCCGAGCTTGCCGCCGATGGCGGCCGCGTGCCGCAGCCGGTGATGATGCTGTGGTCGCCGGCGCTCGCCGTCGTTCCCGTGACCATCCATCTTTCGCTGCGCGAGGCGCTGGCCCAGCTCTCAGCCGAGCTGATCGTCACGACAGCCCGGATTGCAGTTGCGGATCTGAAAGCCCATTTCGGCCTTGCCCAGCCACGCCTTGCGATATCGGGCCTCAATCCGCATGCCGGCGAAGACGGCTCGCTCGGCAGCGAAGACATCGACATCGTAGCACCCGCCGTCGAAATGCTGCGCAAGGAAGGCATCGATGCCCGGGGCCCGCTGCCGGCGGACACCATGTTCCACGCCGCGGCGCGCAAGACCTATGACTGCGCCATCTGCATGTATCACGACCAGGCGCTGATCCCGATCAAGACCATTGCGTTCGACGACGCCGTCAACGTCACGCTCGGATTGCCCTTCATCCGCACCTCGCCGGACCACGGCACCGCCTTCGACATTGCCGGCACCGGCAAAGCCAACCCGTCGAGTCTCGCCGCGGCGTTGCGGCTCGCCGCGCGCATGGCGGCGACGAAACCTTCATGAGCGCGATCGACGATCTGCCGCCGCTGCGCGAGGTCATCCGCGAACATTCCCTGTCGGCCCGCAAATCGCTCGGTCAGAATTTTCTGCTCGACCTCAACCTCACCGCGCGGATTGCACGCGCCGCTGGCCCGCTCGAAGGCGCCACCATCATCGAGGTCGGTCCCGGCCCCGGCGGCCTGACGCGCGCGCTGCTGGCGCTCGGCGCCAAACGCGTCATCGCGGTCGAGCGCGACGAGCGCGCGCTGGCGCCGCTCGATTACATCGCCAAGCGCTATCCTGGCCGGCTGGAGATCGTTCACGCCGACGCGCAGCGCTTCGATCCCCGCCCGATGCTGGGCGGCGAGCGGGCAAAAATCGTCGCCAACCTGCCCTACAATATCGCGACCGCGCTTCTGGTGGACTGGCTCTCGATCGAGCCATGGCCGCCCTGGTACGACATGATGGTGCTGATGTTTCAGCGCGAGGTCGCCGAGCGGATCGTCGCCAAGGAGAACGACGAGGCCTACGGCCGGCTCGCGGTGCTCGCCAACTGGCGCTCGGAGACCAAAATCCTGTTCGACATTTCCCCCGCCGCGTTCGTGCCGCAGCCGAAAGTGACCTCCTCGGTGGTGCGGCTGGCGCCGCGTGAGGCACCCGAGCCGTGTGACCGCCGCGCCCTCGAACAGGTGGCGGCCGCGGCCTTCGGCCAGCGCCGCAAAATGCTGCGGCAGAGCCTCAAATCGCTCTCGGTCGATCCCGCCCGGCTGGCCGAAGCCGCGCATATCGACCCGACCAGGCGCGCCGAAACCATTCCAATCTCCGGCTTTGTTGCCATGGCCCGCGAATTGACCGATATACGAAGCATAAAAACTTAAAATGCCCCGAAGAAACTGCTCGAGGAGATGATGCCATGGCGCTGATGCGTCGCCAGTCGCTGGTCAAGTTCGATGCGCCGTTGTGCGAAACCATTGTCGACACGCCGAAGCCGCAAGGACGCGAAGTCCTCGTCCGCATCGAGCGCTGCGGTCTCTGCCATTCCGACCTGCACATCCAGGACGGCTATGCCGATCTCGGCGGCGGCAAACGGCTCGACACCACGCGCGGCATGACGCTGCCGTTCACGCTCGGGCACGAGATTGCCGGCGTCGTCGATGAAGTCGGTCCCGATGTGTCGAAAGAGCTGATCGGAAGGAAGCAGGCGGTATTCCCCTGGATCGGCTGCGGCCAGTGCCGCGACTGCGCCAATGGCGACGAAAACCTCTGCGTCAAGCAGCGCTTCCTCGGCGTCTCCATCGATGGCGGCTTTGCCACTCACGTGCTGGTACCTGACGCCAAATATCTGCTGGATTACGATCCGTTGCCGGTCAATCAGGCGGCGACGCTGATGTGCTCGGGCGTCACCGCCTATGGCGCGCTGAAGCGGCTGGTCGACCGTCCGCGGCAGCGCAACCTTTTGCTGATCGGGCTCGGCGGCGTCGGCATGATGGGGCTTTCGTTCGCGCAGGCGATGTTCAAGCAGAACATCACGGTCGCCGACCTCTCTCCTGCCGCGCGCGAGACTGCGCTGCAGAACGGCGCAGCGGTTGCCTACGATCCGGCCGAGCCCGAGGTTATCAGGCGCATCCTGAAAGAGACCGAAGGCGGCTTCGACGGCGTCGTCGATTTTGCAGGCAATGAGAAATCGATGGCGTTCGCCGTTGCAACCGTCGCACGCGGCGGCAAGATCGTGGTGTCCGGCCTGATGGGCGGCAATTTCAGCCTGCCGATGGTGCAATGGGTCTACAAGCGCATGACCATCGAGGGCTTCATGGTCGGCACACTCGCCGAGGCCAAGGAATTGATGGCCCTCGCCCGCGCCGGCAAGATCAAGCCGACGCCGATGAAGGAAGAGCCGATGGCCGACGTCCAGAAATGGATCGACGAACTGCGCGCCGGCAAGGTGGTGGGACGTATCGTGCTGAAGAACTGAGGCAGCACGCGCGGCTATCGGCGGCATTGCTGCGTTGAGGCAGCACCGCTCGCGACGCGATCGTTATGCCGACTTTGGCTTCGACAGTTCTTGAACCGCCCGGTGCGCGACAACGTCCAATCCGCCCAAGGTGGTGTTTCCCTCCTCCGCACTCTGCATCAGCTTTCGGGCGACATACTTGCGGCTGTCATGATCGCCGCCGTTGGGAAAACGGCGGCAGGCTTTTTCCAGCGCAACTTCCATGTTTGCAATCGTGCGGTCATCCAATTTAGCCACGACGTCACCTCCCCGGGGTGAACAAAGCCAACCGACATCCCTTGCGCGTACAACGATCATTGAATGATAGCACTTTCGGGAAAAAGCGGAATAGAGGATGGCACCTCGCCTGGAGCGACGTGCCATACCCTTGCAAACTTCCCGGGACGATCACGGCCATGGCATGCCTAATGCCTACTTCCCGAGCGCCGTCTGCGGCGTGTTGCGAAAGCTGACCTCCCATCGATACTGGTACGCTCATGGCGGCGGCTGTCCGGATCGAGTAGCCGCGACCGCTATGGCGATGGTGCTGCGAGAGTTGGCGCTGCTTCCTAAAAGTCCCGGGCTCTGATTTCCCGGAACGACACCAAACGGCGCTGCGCCTCGTCCCACAACACAAGTCGTACACACCGAAAGCTCTGCAGGAGCGTTATATGGCCGACATCGCGCAGTTCTGGGTGGTCACGCAGCACGTGCGGCAGCCGGTAATAGGGAATTCGGCTCGAGAGGTGATGCACGTGGTGAATACCGATGTTGGCTGTGAACCAACGTAGCAGCGCCGGCAGTTCGTAATGCGAGCTGCCGTACAGAGCGGCTTGATGCAGGTTCCAGCTCTCGTCGCGATCCCACGTCGTGTGCTCAAACTGATGCTGCACGTAGAACAGCCATACGCCGGCCGTGGCGGCCAGCAGCGTAATCGGAAGATGCACGAGCAGGAACGCCTTGATCCCGATAAACCACGTGAGCACAGCGACGATGACGGCAATCGCGAGATTGGTTGCCATTGTGCTGGCCCAAGGCTGCCAACCATGGCGCATGAGGCCGACCGGAATCCTCTGTTGCAAAAGAAACAGATAGGCCGGTCCGAGCCCGAACATGATCAGCGGGTGGCGATAAAGACGGTATTTCAGACGACCCCACCAGGAAAGGGCCCGGTATTCGCGCACTGTCAGCGTATCGACATCGCCGATGCCGCGGCGATCGATGTTGCCGGTGGTGGCATGATGAATCGCATGCGTGCGGCGCCAATAGTCGTAAGGCGTGAGCGTGAGCACGCCAATGACGCGGCCGACCCAGTCATTCGCCAGGCGGCCGGCAAAAAAGGTGCCATGGCCGCAGTCGTGCTGGATCATGAACAGGCGTAAGAGAAAGCCAGCGGCCGGAACCGCGATAAGCAATGAAGCCCAGGCATAACCAAGGGAGAACGTGAACCAGGCCGCGGTCCAAAGCATGACGAGCGGCAAGGCCGTGATCGCCAACTCGGCCAGGCTCCGCGGCCGACTTGGGGTGCTGTAGTTGCCCAAAATGCGCTTCCAACGCCGAGCGTCGGGGACGTCATCGCTGCCAATGGGAGTCTGAATGGAGCCAAAGTCTTTTGGCCCATTAGACCCCTGCACAGTTCTCTTATGCACAGATGTTCCCTTCTGACAGTGCACGTAAGATCGAGGCACCGATGGATCGGCACCTACGTCCGTTGATCGATTTTTGGAGAAGGGTCTGAAACGTGCGTGCCTGTCAGCAGCGAGGCAAAGCGGGCCCAGTCGTTCGGCCAAGTGTCGATTACCCCGCATATGGACACAAATTGGGAGAACGTCAAGGACTGCAGCACCGCGTTACCGGTATCCCACGGGTCCATTCGCGCCAATTTGGTCGTCGGCCGACCGCTTTCGGTCTTCCGCCGGAAACGGACACGGGCCGACGCCCCACGGCGGGGCGTCGCCCGACTGCTGTCAGATCGTCACGCGGCTGCCGTCGAAGCGCGTGAAGGAGAAGCCGTCGAAGGGTTCGCGGAGAGTAATGCGCTCGTCCCGCAGCATGCCGATAGCCACTTCTTCGCCGATCGCCATTGAGGCAGAAGCGTCGGAACGCCAGTGGATGCCCGCCCAATTCCGTCCGAAACCGAAATTCACCGCGAGCTTGTTCAACTCTCCACCAACCGTGAGCGGCGGCCCGGTATAGGGCACGAGCCTCGTCGGGTCGGCCGGATCGGGCTGTACCGGGTTGATGATGACGCGGCTCTCGTCGAAAAACGCTTTCAAGATGGTAGCCGTGACGGCACCAACGCCTGTAGCGCCGCCGGGATAGGTGGAGTGAAGGGGCGCGGCCTCCGGATAGGTTTGCGACAAAAGATAGGTGCCATATTTGGCTTTACTGCGATCAAGCGCTTCCGATTTCAGGAAGCTATCATGCAGCGGGTAGTCGCTCACACCATTGGCGAGGCGATGGTGCACCAGACCGCCGTAGGCTTCAGGTCGCACAGCCCGGTGCACGAAATACTTCTGCCAGTAGGACGCGCGGACGGAGTTGCTGATCCCCGTGGTGAGTAGTGCCTGCACATAGGCCAATCCGAAGGTGGCACCCGCAGGCCCCTGTGTTTTCGATTTCCGATACGGGTTAGACGGGTAGGATATGGGCTCCGCCAGTGGATACATGCCGGAGTACCGTTGATCCGTTCCACCGCCGGGGGTTGCAAGCATCAGCGCTGCCGCCCACCCGAGTGCGGGACCAGCGCGGACATACTCCGCAAGATCTCTTCCTGTCGTGATGTATCGCGGTGTCGCGTCGAACTGCAACCGGCGTTTCGCTGCGGCGCCGTTCTGGATCGCCAGCCACTCCTCGTATTCGGTCAGGAATTCGCTCGCGGGCAACGCGGTGCGAATTTGGGCACTGATCGACTGTGAGGCGTAGGGCACGTCCCGGAGCAGGAATTGCGAGATCAGCGGGCCGTCCAGAACGCCTGGAGGCGTGACGGAGCGGCCCTTCGCGTCAGTCGGGTCGAAGTAAAGTGCATTGGCACGAAACAGCGTACCGGGTGTGACGCGCCCACCAGACTTCGGCCCCCGGAAATCGGCAAGCTTGTTGAGTTCCTCGGTTGCTGCAAGCACGTCGCGATTGGAGGTGTCGTCGCGCAACTCGGTAAGCGGAACATCACGAAGCAGGGATTGCCAATATACCTCGACCGCCTCGCCGGCGCGCTCCGCGCTTGCAAGGGCCGGTGCCGGCGGTATCGCAATCTGAGTAGCATTCAAGCCGCTGAGACTGACGGCTTGTGTGCCTATGGGATTGACCAATTTGCGCGTGCCGCCAAGCGGGATTTTCTCGAAATCAGCGGGATCGCTCGACTGGCAGGCGGTAGAGAAAGCCTGCCATGCAGCTTGTTCCACTTCGCCGCGTTTGTCGTGCGGCAGGCCCCGTGTATCGGAACCGATCTTGTTGGTGTAGCGCGCCTCGTCGCCATTCGCCGGGTGCGGCGGGATGGGAATTTTCTCGTTGTTGCTCGCGCAGGCCTGTCGGACTTCGAAGGCGCGGCGCTTGAACGCCGCGTCGAGCGGGCGCACGTCCACGCTCACGCCCACAGTCTGCGCCGCGGCCGGGGCTACTCCGGGCATGCCCGGCGGCGACGCAAGCACGGCGGCGCCAACTGCGATGCTGGCTCCGCCGAGCAGCGAGCGGCGCGTGACCGCGGTGGCCGGCAGGGCCGGCGATGCCAGATCAGATTCAGTCGAAATGGTGGGGTGGTCAGCCATGGAGATCTCCTCCCTCGCAGGCACCGCTCAGGGGCCCGCGCTTTCAGGATTCACAGGATTCAAATGGCATCCGGGCGCGCTTACGCGCACCCGCGTTGGAATGCGAATGCTGAAGGACCGGCGAAAAAGGGAGTCGGTGATTTGAGTGCAATGCTTGCCGATGGCACGACTGCTGTCCGTTCAGTCCCGCGAGGAATTCGGCATTTCCCGCCTGCGACGACAGCTATTCAAAGACTACACGATCTCGTGCGTCCTGAAAAGACGTCTGATCTTTGGACGATTTCCGCTTTGGGTCATTCGCGTCGGTTCGACGATGTCTCAAACGTGCCAGCCATTCGGTCAATTGGCTTCCGTGGCCAATCAGCTTAACTTGGCGCGACTCTGCCTTGCCATGTGTTCACAACGCGCCTGATCAAGGGACCGTCAAAGGGAAAGCAAGATGGCAGTCGCCGACCTGGTCCTTCCTGTGTTTGCGATTATCGTCACGGGTTGGCTGGCCGGTTGGCTCGGCTACATCTCGCGGTCGCTGGCCGACGGGCTTGTGCACTTCGCCTATAACGTCGCGATGCCGGCGCTGCTATTCGTCACCATCGCGCAGGAGCCGGCACGCAATCTTCTCGAATGGCGCTTTCTGCTGGCGTTCGGCGGTGGCTCCATTCTGTGCTTCGCTATGGTCTTTCTGACAGTCCACCTCCGGTGGGGACGCGACCGCGCCAGCAGCACGCTCTATGGAATGGCCGCGGCGATGACCAATACTGGATTCGTAGCGCTGCCAATCCTGCACTCCATCTACGGACAGCCTGCCGTTCTGCCCGCCGCCATCGCAACCTTGTTCGTGGCGGGGGTGATGTTCCCCGCGACGGTTATTCTCCTGGAAAGCGAGGGACGCGGCGCGCACGCGAGGACGGCAGGTTTGGTAATGCTGGTCAAGCAGATCGTGCTCAATCCGATGGTGCTATCGACTCTGATCGGTCTTGCGTGGTCGATCACAGGCCTGCCAATGCCGGCCTTACTCGCGGCCTATATGAACATCTTGGCGGCTGCTCTAACGCCGTGCGCGCTCTTCGCCATTGGACTAAGCCTGTCAGTTGAAGCTATACGCTCGAACGTCATGGCATCCGTCGCCCTCGCGGTCGTGAAGCTCGTAATCATGCCGCTGATCGTCTACGGGCTTTGTTTGGCGTCGGGCCTCAATCCGCTCTACACGATCGCCGCCGTCATCTGTGCCGCCGTGCCGACCGCCAAGACGGTGTATATCCTGGCAGGCGAGTACAAGGTGGAAGAGCCTCTGGTCGCGGCCACAGTCTCGATCACAACGCTGGTGTCGGTAGCGACGCTGATGGGCTGGCTCTACGCCCTCGCCGCACAGGCGGGCTAAACGCGCCAAGAGCACATGCGGTCGGGCGAACAAAATCAAGTCGGTTTCGAACGGCTGTCAGGATCCTCGGCCAAGTCTTCCTCGGCCATGTCGCCGAGCGCAGGCTCCAGCGAACTCAACGCTGCATCGACTTTCTCCAAAAGGCGTTCCAGTTCGGCGCGCTCGTTGGGCCCAGGGTTCTCCTCCAGCCTGCCTAGCAGTTGTTCCTTTTGAGCGAGAAGTTTCGCAAGTGAAGTCATGGTGTCCTCGTCCGCGTACGGAACCGGAGGAGCCGTAGAACAACTCGATCAACCATTCGGAAAGGCGTCAAGTTCCTGGCGGAACCCAAGATGAGCGCGCTATCAAAATCTCCGCCGAGCGGAACGAATGCCGTTCGAAGCCTTTGGTTTTGATCGACAAGAGGAGGTATCTATGAAGCTATCTGTCTTGGCGATTGCGACACTGCTTACGGTCGGAACCATCGCTTCGGCCAACGCGATCGAGTTCGGCGTCGGCCCTGGCGGCGTTTACGTTGGTCCCGGCTATGATCGCCCCTACTACCGTGATTACAGAGATGACTGCCGGATCGTGATCCGCGAACGCACCAACCGCTTTGGTGAACGCGTCAGGATTCGTGAGCGCATCTGCGACTAAACACGCAATCGACGGTTAGCGACGATCAGATCAGGGTCCGGCTGGGACGCTGGACCGATCGGTAACTGAGAAATTGGTGCGGTGTCGCATCTCCCTTGCGACACCGTTCCCGCAAAAGAAGGGCCTCAGCGCCGCTGGAGCCCTTCTTGCGTTTCTTGGATACGAGTAGTCGGAGTCAGCATCGCACCCTCTGCCGAAAATCTTCGTCATGACGTTGTGGCAGGACGGACGTCGACGGTAATTTTGTTCGGCTCCAGCGGCAAAAGCTGCGTCGGAGTGCGTCGTAAATCTAGCAATCGGCTCAACCCGATAGATGAGTGCTTGCCATCGTCTATCAAAGTTTTACGGAATCTGTCGTATCGGGCGGATCATCCTCATCCGGTCACGCGAGCGCCGGGCCCGGATCGCCAACCTTGCGAAACCGCGCAACCTTGATCTTCCCGGCACGTCGACGCGCCTGCGCAATGTCGTAGCTATTTTGCATGCGCATCTGTTCATGGCCCATCAGCGAAGTGGCCGCAGCTCTCATTGAGGTCTGCTCCGTGGGGGATAGCGGACTAGATTTGCTCAGGTTGAGTTCTTCGCCTGCTGGCCCTTTTGAGACATGCCAACCGGCCCTGGCGATGTCCGTTCACCGGGGTATACCGAAAGTCTTCGTCGGACGGTGAAACGACGCTTTCGACCCATCTCCGACATCACCCTCCGGCCTCTAGCCACGCGCATGCCCTGAGTTCGCCCGAGGCGATTCGATCGTCACAGCCGTCCAACAAAGTGCTAGGCTGCGCAGGCGCATTTCCAACTATCTTGAGGCTGGACGAGTCACCTGCGGAATAGTCCGCCCACCACACCCCCCACAACGCCGTGCACCGCGCCGCCGATCGCGCCGATTGGACCGCCCACACCACGCGAATGGCGAGTACGGCTCCCAGCGCGACGACGGTCTTGATGGCCAGATTTGCTAGCCTCTGCCGCGGCGTCCGTTAGTACCCTGTGCTGGGCGGCGTTGAGGAAGCCAGTCGTAGGGTAGCCGTGCTCCTCCTGCCAGCGCGCGATGACGGCGCGAGTCGATTCGTCGAACTTCCCATTGACCTTGGTCTTGAACCCGAGCTTGGTTAGCCCACGTTGCACTCCACGACGCTTTGCCTTGGTGAGGCCGATCTGTTCCTCGGTCTCCTGAGTCGCTTCGTCGGTAGCGATTGCCGTTTCGGCGGGTGCCAACGTTCCGCGAGGCGTGCTGCTCAGACCAGCCTTAGCAAAGTGCGCGCTGTCGACGATCGCTAGGACACACAATGCTAGGATCCAGGCGCGCATGGCCTTTCCTTCGCCCTCAAGTCTGCCGATGGTTCGGTCTAGAAAATAAAGATACACCGCGCCGTCCTGAACTATCAACGTCCGACGGCGCCACTCGCTTCGTCGCAGGGTAACTGTTGCCCGCGGCACACGGTTCCCTAGCCTCGCGCCGATTGTTACGCCGCATTGCACGCGGGGGCATGGGATCGGCGCATCGCCCTTGGAGCTTAGAGACGTCTAGAGCAAGCGCCGCCGAGGTCAGCTTCTGGCCCACACCGACGAAATCCCGCGCTCGTCCAAATGTCGGCTGTTAAGGGTCGACCGGAAATGCCTGACGTATGGCCAAAACGACGCAACTGGCGAGCAGGCTTTGGAAAATGTACCCCGGCAGGCCGTCGTCAGCATATATTTGGACACAAGGAGGTGCGATATGGCGACAACAGCTACCCAAGTCGTTCTTGATACGCCTGCGGCGGAGTTTCGACTCCCGGCCACCGACGGCAAGACTTACGCACTGGACGACGTTGCGGGCGAAAAAGGTACCGTCGTCGTCTTCATCTGCAACCATTGTCCCTATGTTAAAGCGGTGATCGACCGCATGGTTTCGGACGCCCGCGTGCTGATGTCGGAGAGCATAGGCTTTGCGGCGATTTGCTCGAACGATGCGGCGAGCTATCCCGAAGACTCATTTGAGAATATGAAGCGTTTCGCGAAGGCTCATGATTTCCCGTTTCCATATCTCCACGACGAGACCCAGACAGTCGCTCGGGCGTATGGGGCGGTCTGTACGCCGGACTTCTTCGGTTACAATGCCGACCGCAAGCTCAAGTATCGCGGCCGACTCGACGAAGGCCGCACAAATCCGCCTCGCGCGGGGGCGTCCCGAGAGCTTGTCGAGGCCATGCGTGCGATTGCGACTACCGGTGTGGCGCCGGCTGACCAAAAGGCGTCTATCGGCTGCTCGATCAAATGGAAGGACGCATAAGACCGAGCCGTTGTCCTAGCGCCCCACCAGCTACGCGGTTGGAAAGCCAGTCAAAAGCATTTCGCTCGCGCTTGGATTTGAAGGCGACAGTCGCAATGGCGACAGGCTCGGAAGCAACTGGTGCATACTTTGCAATCCATTCAGCGAGGAGGTTAGGTTGCTCGCACGCGCCGATCGCGTGATCGAATGAGGCTCTTTGCTGCAATGCATGAGTCCGGAACTGGACCCAAGGCGGACATCAAACAGATCGCCCCCCAAACAAACCGCGTGTGTAAGGCCGGAATGACCAATACTGATTATGTCGCGCCGGCCAGCACGTTGCCCGTCTTAACGGAGCAACTTGTACCGTTCACCGTTACCGATTTGATCTCGACGTATTTCTTGGTGATGGGGCTCAACGAGACGCTCGTTTTTCCTGATTGGAAAGCGAGGGCAACTCTCGCACTGCAGCTTGTGAAACTCGCGTCGAAGTCGATCAAGGTGCGGCGGGCTCCGCCTTTGGTTTCGCCGATCAGTGTCATGGTTTGAGCGCCAAACAGAGCCCCGCGCGTGGGATAAGCTCTGCCACCTTCGCCAGGTCCCTGTTCAATGGTGCCGGAGCCTGCGCGGGTTGACGTGGTTCGGCGGCTGAACACGCGACCGGCCGTGCTGACATAAACGGTCAGGTTGGCGCTGCGATTGACTGAATAAAAATTTGGTTCGCCGACATACCGCTGCTGACTTGTTTCGCTCCACGTCAAGATAACCGATTTTCCCTTGAGGGCATCGGGCGCGCCTGCTGAATGAGCCTGAGTTGCCAGCAACATTACGAGGAGTAAGATGGGGCAAGCCAACAGCATCATTGGCAACTCCATTCGGACAATCAGCAAGCATCCTTCGAGAAGGCAGAATGATTTACTCGCAGTAAGTCCTTCCATTAAACGCGAAACACTTTCCACT
This region includes:
- the rsmA gene encoding 16S rRNA (adenine(1518)-N(6)/adenine(1519)-N(6))-dimethyltransferase RsmA, translating into MSAIDDLPPLREVIREHSLSARKSLGQNFLLDLNLTARIARAAGPLEGATIIEVGPGPGGLTRALLALGAKRVIAVERDERALAPLDYIAKRYPGRLEIVHADAQRFDPRPMLGGERAKIVANLPYNIATALLVDWLSIEPWPPWYDMMVLMFQREVAERIVAKENDEAYGRLAVLANWRSETKILFDISPAAFVPQPKVTSSVVRLAPREAPEPCDRRALEQVAAAAFGQRRKMLRQSLKSLSVDPARLAEAAHIDPTRRAETIPISGFVAMARELTDIRSIKT
- a CDS encoding alcohol dehydrogenase; the encoded protein is MALMRRQSLVKFDAPLCETIVDTPKPQGREVLVRIERCGLCHSDLHIQDGYADLGGGKRLDTTRGMTLPFTLGHEIAGVVDEVGPDVSKELIGRKQAVFPWIGCGQCRDCANGDENLCVKQRFLGVSIDGGFATHVLVPDAKYLLDYDPLPVNQAATLMCSGVTAYGALKRLVDRPRQRNLLLIGLGGVGMMGLSFAQAMFKQNITVADLSPAARETALQNGAAVAYDPAEPEVIRRILKETEGGFDGVVDFAGNEKSMAFAVATVARGGKIVVSGLMGGNFSLPMVQWVYKRMTIEGFMVGTLAEAKELMALARAGKIKPTPMKEEPMADVQKWIDELRAGKVVGRIVLKN
- the pdxA gene encoding 4-hydroxythreonine-4-phosphate dehydrogenase PdxA, translating into MAKPLALTSGEPAGIGPDIALEAWRRRGELDLPPFYLLGDRAFFAERAKILGLSIDLADAVPEEASAAFATALPVVATGDIATAPPGLPDQTSASAALASIRHAVDHVRAGRAGAVVTNPIAKSVLYRAGFRHPGHTEYLAELAADGGRVPQPVMMLWSPALAVVPVTIHLSLREALAQLSAELIVTTARIAVADLKAHFGLAQPRLAISGLNPHAGEDGSLGSEDIDIVAPAVEMLRKEGIDARGPLPADTMFHAAARKTYDCAICMYHDQALIPIKTIAFDDAVNVTLGLPFIRTSPDHGTAFDIAGTGKANPSSLAAALRLAARMAATKPS
- a CDS encoding SurA N-terminal domain-containing protein, coding for MPTITLLPRRFWSLIAGGAVALAVLAGGASPLQAQSVAVMVNGEPITTLDIEQRTKLNFLTTRKQMPRKEVIEELIDEKVKIKEGKRFGVDPSASDMDQAYAGMSQRMRISPEQLTKSLESQGVRPETLKARLKAEMVWGSLVRGRFKESLQVGEKDVADAAQQSGEATQADAFEYRLQPIVLIVPRGSAQSAIDLRRKEAESLRERVQSCEQANSYFKSMQNAAIRGIVTKTSADIPGPLRELLDKTPVGRLTPPEITKQGVEMVALCDRKPTKIDTPKKREIREKMYAQKYEAKSKAYLADIRKAAMIEYR
- a CDS encoding vanadium-dependent haloperoxidase, which encodes MADHPTISTESDLASPALPATAVTRRSLLGGASIAVGAAVLASPPGMPGVAPAAAQTVGVSVDVRPLDAAFKRRAFEVRQACASNNEKIPIPPHPANGDEARYTNKIGSDTRGLPHDKRGEVEQAAWQAFSTACQSSDPADFEKIPLGGTRKLVNPIGTQAVSLSGLNATQIAIPPAPALASAERAGEAVEVYWQSLLRDVPLTELRDDTSNRDVLAATEELNKLADFRGPKSGGRVTPGTLFRANALYFDPTDAKGRSVTPPGVLDGPLISQFLLRDVPYASQSISAQIRTALPASEFLTEYEEWLAIQNGAAAKRRLQFDATPRYITTGRDLAEYVRAGPALGWAAALMLATPGGGTDQRYSGMYPLAEPISYPSNPYRKSKTQGPAGATFGLAYVQALLTTGISNSVRASYWQKYFVHRAVRPEAYGGLVHHRLANGVSDYPLHDSFLKSEALDRSKAKYGTYLLSQTYPEAAPLHSTYPGGATGVGAVTATILKAFFDESRVIINPVQPDPADPTRLVPYTGPPLTVGGELNKLAVNFGFGRNWAGIHWRSDASASMAIGEEVAIGMLRDERITLREPFDGFSFTRFDGSRVTI
- a CDS encoding fatty acid desaturase, encoding MQTPIGSDDVPDARRWKRILGNYSTPSRPRSLAELAITALPLVMLWTAAWFTFSLGYAWASLLIAVPAAGFLLRLFMIQHDCGHGTFFAGRLANDWVGRVIGVLTLTPYDYWRRTHAIHHATTGNIDRRGIGDVDTLTVREYRALSWWGRLKYRLYRHPLIMFGLGPAYLFLLQQRIPVGLMRHGWQPWASTMATNLAIAVIVAVLTWFIGIKAFLLVHLPITLLAATAGVWLFYVQHQFEHTTWDRDESWNLHQAALYGSSHYELPALLRWFTANIGIHHVHHLSSRIPYYRLPHVLRDHPELRDVGHITLLQSFRCVRLVLWDEAQRRLVSFREIRARDF